The genomic window AGATCCGCGCCCGGATGGTCCGCGGCGAATACCCCACCGAACCCTCGGCCCTGGCCGAGCGGCTGACGCGGGACGGCCACCTCACCCAGTACCAGACCCGGCGACTCCTCGCCGGCAAGCCGCACGGGATGCTGGTGGGCCGGTACATCATCCTGGACCGGATCGGCTCCGGGTCCATGGGCCGCGTCTACAAGGCCCATCACCAGATGATGGACCGGGTGGTCGCCCTCAAGATCATCGCGCCGGAGATCGCCTCCAACGAGAAGGTCGTGGCGCGGTTCCAGCGGGAGATGAAGCTGGTCGGCCGGCTCGACCACCCCAACGTGGTCCGCGCCTTCGACGCCGACCAGATCAACAAGGTCCTCTACATCGTCATGGAGTACGTCCCCGGCCAGAGCCTGGGCGATCGGCTCCGGCAGGGGCCGATCCCGGCGCCGGAGATGTTCGAGTACGCCGCGCAGGCGGCCATGGGGCTCGCCCACGCGCACTCGCAGGGCATGGTGCACCGCGACATCAAGCCGTCGAACATCCTGGTCACCGACGACCGCCGCGTGAAGATCCTGGACCTGGGGCTCGGCGTGCTCATGGAGGCGGACGACCACGCCACGTTCGCCACCGCGGACGGGATCGCCGTGGGCACGGTGGACTACATGTCCCCGGAGCAGGCCCTCGGGCGCGAGGTGGACGGGCGGAGCGACCTGTTCAGCCTCGGCTGCGCGATGTTCCACCTGATGACCGGCAAGCTCGCCTTCCCGGGCGACAACCCGATCGACCGACTCGGCCGGCGGCTCAACTCCAAGCCGACGCCCATCACCGACCACATCCCGGACTTCCCTTCGAGCGCCGGGCGGGTCCTCGAGAAGCTCATGGCCCTGAAGCCGGCCGACCGGTTCTCCTCCGCCGCCGAGGCCGCCGAGGCGCTCCAGGCCGTGATCCGGCCGCGTTCGAAGCCCTCGCCCGCCGCCCGGCCGACGCCCGCCGGCGCCGCCGCCGAGCCCTCGCGCAAGGCCGCCCCCGGGGCGGAGCCGATCCCCGCGCCCCTCGCGGCGATCGCCACGTCGGAGTCCGCGCCGCCGGCCGCCCCCCTCGCCGCGATCCCGGCAAGGCCCTTCCCCGGCTGGTTCGCCCCCCTCGCCCGGCTCGCCGAGCGCAGCCCCGCCGCGCTGCTCATGGCCTTCGCCGGGGCCCTCGCCTTCACCTTCGGCGTGGGGGTGGGGCTGGGGTACCTGCTGAAGTAAGGCGCATGACGTAGCCCCCGGGACGACCCCCTCCGTTTCGTAGGGTGCGTCTCGACGCACCGGACCGCCGCGGGATCGCGAATGGCCCCGGACCTGACGCAAGCCGGGGCGCATCATCCCTCATCGCCGCATCGTCTCCATGACGCGGCGGTCCGGTACGTCCAGACGCACCCTTCAGTCGACGATGCCTCAAGCGCGGCGTGCCCCTCCGCCAGAACCATTCACCGACAAGACGGGGCGTCGCCTCTCAATGATGCGCGTGCGAGCGGGATGCCTCCGGCACCGGCTTGTGCTCGGCCGTCGTGCTGATCACGTGCTTCGGCCTGGCCAGGACGTCGCGGAGCGCCTCGGCGAGGTCCGGGTGCTTGAAGGTGTAGCCGAGGGCCTGGGCCCGCACGGGGAGGACCTTCTGGCCGGAGGCGACCACCTCGGCGACGTCGCCCAGGAGGAGCTTGAGCATGGCGTCCGGCGGGCCGAAGGGGAGGTAGACGCGCCAGAAGGCGTAGGGCTTCCACAGCGCGTTCGACAGGGCCTTCGAAAACTCGGCGTTTCGGACCGGGTGGGGGGACGTGCCGTTGATCGGGCCGGCGGCCGCGTCGTTCTCGATCGCCAGCTTGAAGAGGCCGACGATGTCCTCGATGTGGATCCAGCTCATCCACTGCTGGCCGGTCGCCGGGCCGAGCTTGCCGCCGCTGCCGATCGGGGCCCCGGGCCCCAGCTTGAAGATCGGCTTCATCACCGCGAGCGCGCCGCCGCTGGGCGCGAGGACGATGCCGATCCGGACGATCGCCCGCCGCACGCCGAGCTCCTCCACCGGCTCCGAGGCGTGCTCCCACTCGCGGCAGACGACCGAGAGGAAGTCGGTGCCCGACGGGGAGGATTCGGTGAGGTCCTCGTCGCCGTGAGGGCCGTAATAGCCGATCGCGGAGGCCTGCACCAGCGCCTTCGGCCGTTCCTTCGCGATCCGGATCGCCTCCACGACGTGATCGGTGCCGTGGACGCGGCTGTCCCGGATCTTCCGCTTGATCTCCGCGTTCCAGCGCTCGGCGAACAGGTTGTGGCCCGCCAGGTTGACGACGACGTCGCAGCCGTCCACCTCGGCCTGCCAGTCCCCGGCCGTGCCCGGGTCGCCCTGGACGACGCGGCAGGGGCGATACTCGCGCCGCCGTCGCACCTCGTTGGCGTGCCTCGAGAGGATGATCGGCTGGTGCCCCGCCTCCAGGAGCTGCGCCGCGAGCCCGCGGCCGATCAGGCCCGAGCCCCCCGTGATGAACACCTTCATGTCGCCCCCCCCCTCCGTCGAATGCCGATACGACCGATCTGTCCCCCGGCTCCCGCCGCGAGGCCGCTCGCCGCGACGGCCCCTCATCATTCAGGCCGCTCATGCCGCTCGTCAAGGATCTCGTGAATCTTCGCGGGATTCCCGATGAATCGGCCCCATGATCTTGGCTCGCGTGAAGTTACGATGAACAATCGCCCCCGGCGGTTGGCCCCGCGGCGACTTCGTGGTAAGGTCGAGTCGAGGCTGAGCACGATGTTGTAGGACACGCCTTTGCCCCCTTCCAGAGGCACCTGGAGCTCCGGTCCACCATGCCACCGAACGTCCGCGACTGGTTCGACCTGCCTCGATTGCTGAGCAAGTACAAGCGGCGCGCCCCGCTCGTCCTCGTCAACGGCCTCGCCGAGCAGCCCGAGAGCTGGTTCGCCAACAGGACCCACCTGACGCGGAACTTCGACCTGAAGGTCCCCGACATCCTCGTCTACGACGGCGACGCCCTCCACCGGCACATCGACGCCGGCGGCGAGGTGACGGTGGATTACCTCGCCGGCCGGCTCGCCACCTACCTCGACGAGTTCGTCCAGCGGCCGCCGTATCACCTCGTCGGCTCGAGCCTGGGCTGCCAGGTCATCCTCACCTACGCGGCGAGGCATCCGGAGCGGGTGGCCCGGATGGTCCTGATCGCCCCGTCCGGCTTCCACGGCGACGAGAACCTGCCGGCCATGGAGGGCGTCCGGCGGAGCCAGTACGACACCCTGGTGAAGTCGGTCTTCCACAGCGGCCGATTCGCCTCCGACGACCTCGTCCGCGCGTTCGAGCACAAGTTCCACGACCGCAGGTGGAAGAAGGGGGTCCTCAGGACCCTCCGCGGCACGGTGGGCCACTCGGTCGCGTCCCTCCTGCCGGGCGTCTCGCAGCCGACCCTCGTCATCTGGGGCGCGGAGGACAGGGTCCTCTCGGACGTCCCCGGCGCGATCCGGGCGGCCGCCCGGATGCCGCAGGTCCGCCAGGTGGTCATCCCCGGCTGCGGCCACGCCCCGCAGATCGAGAAGGCCGGCCTCGTCAACCAGCTCGTGATCGCCTACCTCAAGGACAAGCTCCGGTCCATCCCCCCGGCCCTGGAGCCGCGGCGATACCTCGCGCAGGTCGAGCGGCGGGGGGTGGCCCTCGCCCGGGCCGGCGCCCGATGAGCGACTTCGGCCTCTTCTTCGGCAAGTTCCTCCGCCAGGGGACGGCCATCGCCAGCCTCGCCCCGAGCAGCCCCTGGCTGTCGCGGGCGACCGTCCGGGAGGTCGACTGGGCGACCGCCCGGGTCGTCGTCGAGCTCGGCGCGGGGACGGGCCCGATCACCCGCGTCCTCGCCGAGCGGGCGCCCGACGCCTGCCGCGTGGTCGTCCTGGAGCGCGACCCTGACTTCGCCCGGCTCCTCCGCGAGCGCTTCTCCGGGCGCCCCAACCTGGACGTGGTCGAGGGCGACGTCCGCGACCTCGCCGCGATCCTCGCCGACCGGGGCGTCACGCGGGCCGACGCGATCGTCTCCGGCCTGCCCGTCCCGTCGTTCCCCGCGGACCTGACGCGCTCGCTCTTCCGCGACGTGGGCCGGCTGCTCCCGGACGGCGGCCTCTACAGCCAGATCACCGAGCTGCCCTGGGTGTACTGGAGGTTCTACCGCCGCTTCTTCGAGGACGTCCGTTTCGCCTTCGAGCCGCGGAACCTGCCCCCGGCGGGGGCCTACTTCTGCCGCGGCGTCAAGCCCCTGGACTGACCGACGATGGCCCCGACATCGACGGGTCGCGAACCCTCGGCCCTGCTCGCCGCGATCACCGGCTCCCCGATCGTCCGGGGGCTCGTCAACGCCGGCTTCGTCGCGAGATCGAGGCGACGGCACGCCGCCGTCCGGTCGCTCCGCCCGGCGGAGGTCCAGGAGCGGGTGCTGCGGCGGCTCGTCCGGAAGGCCCGCGACACCCGCTTCGGCCGCGACCACGGTTTCGGCCGGATCGAGGGCGTCGCGGGCTATCAGGCCGCCGTCCCCCTCCGGACCTACGAGGCCCTCTGGGGGGACTACCTCC from Aquisphaera giovannonii includes these protein-coding regions:
- the olsG gene encoding ornithine lipid N-methyltransferase, with amino-acid sequence MSDFGLFFGKFLRQGTAIASLAPSSPWLSRATVREVDWATARVVVELGAGTGPITRVLAERAPDACRVVVLERDPDFARLLRERFSGRPNLDVVEGDVRDLAAILADRGVTRADAIVSGLPVPSFPADLTRSLFRDVGRLLPDGGLYSQITELPWVYWRFYRRFFEDVRFAFEPRNLPPAGAYFCRGVKPLD
- a CDS encoding serine/threonine-protein kinase, giving the protein MATSDRPKSRESPPADLVATIRASGVLPERLLDEIRARMVRGEYPTEPSALAERLTRDGHLTQYQTRRLLAGKPHGMLVGRYIILDRIGSGSMGRVYKAHHQMMDRVVALKIIAPEIASNEKVVARFQREMKLVGRLDHPNVVRAFDADQINKVLYIVMEYVPGQSLGDRLRQGPIPAPEMFEYAAQAAMGLAHAHSQGMVHRDIKPSNILVTDDRRVKILDLGLGVLMEADDHATFATADGIAVGTVDYMSPEQALGREVDGRSDLFSLGCAMFHLMTGKLAFPGDNPIDRLGRRLNSKPTPITDHIPDFPSSAGRVLEKLMALKPADRFSSAAEAAEALQAVIRPRSKPSPAARPTPAGAAAEPSRKAAPGAEPIPAPLAAIATSESAPPAAPLAAIPARPFPGWFAPLARLAERSPAALLMAFAGALAFTFGVGVGLGYLLK
- a CDS encoding TIGR01777 family oxidoreductase, translated to MKVFITGGSGLIGRGLAAQLLEAGHQPIILSRHANEVRRRREYRPCRVVQGDPGTAGDWQAEVDGCDVVVNLAGHNLFAERWNAEIKRKIRDSRVHGTDHVVEAIRIAKERPKALVQASAIGYYGPHGDEDLTESSPSGTDFLSVVCREWEHASEPVEELGVRRAIVRIGIVLAPSGGALAVMKPIFKLGPGAPIGSGGKLGPATGQQWMSWIHIEDIVGLFKLAIENDAAAGPINGTSPHPVRNAEFSKALSNALWKPYAFWRVYLPFGPPDAMLKLLLGDVAEVVASGQKVLPVRAQALGYTFKHPDLAEALRDVLARPKHVISTTAEHKPVPEASRSHAHH
- a CDS encoding alpha/beta fold hydrolase, with the translated sequence MPPNVRDWFDLPRLLSKYKRRAPLVLVNGLAEQPESWFANRTHLTRNFDLKVPDILVYDGDALHRHIDAGGEVTVDYLAGRLATYLDEFVQRPPYHLVGSSLGCQVILTYAARHPERVARMVLIAPSGFHGDENLPAMEGVRRSQYDTLVKSVFHSGRFASDDLVRAFEHKFHDRRWKKGVLRTLRGTVGHSVASLLPGVSQPTLVIWGAEDRVLSDVPGAIRAAARMPQVRQVVIPGCGHAPQIEKAGLVNQLVIAYLKDKLRSIPPALEPRRYLAQVERRGVALARAGAR